One region of Cinclus cinclus chromosome 1, bCinCin1.1, whole genome shotgun sequence genomic DNA includes:
- the ASB4 gene encoding ankyrin repeat and SOCS box protein 4 has protein sequence MDLEETYKEGENTEGKITRAAAAKLVKKAFLEALKSNDFETLEKLLSQKKIDVDTVFEVEDENLILASYKQGYWLPSYKLKISWATGLHLAVMYGHLESLSVLLNHKATINCRPNGKAAIHIACEMANVECLKILCNHGAKLNCFSMSGQAPLHFCTTRTSMPCAQELLWRGANVNIRTNNKDEETPLHVVARLGVPELVAFYVEQGAQVDALNAYMETPLACATYWALHYKDQIYSQDHHLICRMLLDYKAEVNARDEDFKSPLHKAAWNCDHVLLHMLLEAGAEANIMDVNGCAPLQYIIKVTSVRPAAQPDICYQLLLNHGAARICPLQFHKVLQACHSHPRAVEVVVNSYEHIKSTSKWKAAIPEDVLEQHQDFYDSLFAVCSNSPRSLMHLCRCAIRAILSERCHREVPLLSIPLSMKKYLLLEPEGIIY, from the exons ATGGATTTGGAGGAGACCTACAAAGAGGGAGAGaacacagaggggaaaattactcgagctgcagctgccaagttggtgaaaaaagcttttcttgaaGCCCTGAAGTCCAATGACTTTGAAACACTGGAAAAGCTCTTGAGCCAAAAGAAAATAGACGTGGACACAGTGTTTGAAGTTGAAGATGAAAACCTGATTCTGGCATCCTACAAACAAG GGTACTGGCTTCCCAgctacaaattaaaaatatcctgGGCAACTGGACTTCACCTAGCTGTCATGTATGGACATCTGGAAAGTCTTTCAGTCCTCCTCAACCACAAAGCTACAATCAACTGCCGGCCCAATGGAAAAGCTGCGATCCACATAGCCTGTGAAATGGCAAATGTTGAGTGTCTCAAGATCCTTTGCAACCACGGAGCTAAGCTGAACTGCTTTTCAATGAGCGGGCAGGCACCCTTGCACTTCTGTACCACACGTACCTCTATGCCttgtgcccaggagctgctttggAGAG GAGCAAATGTGAACATAAGAACAAACAACAAAGACGAGGAGACTCCTCTGCACGTTGTTGCACGTTTGGGTGTCCCAGAGCTCGTGGCCTTTTACGTGGAACAGGGAGCACAGGTAGATGCTCTCAATGCCTACATGGAGACTCCCCTGGCCTGTGCAACCTACTGGGCCCTCCACTATAAGGATCAGATATACAGCCAGGACCACCACCTCATCTGTAGGATGCTCCTGGACTACAAAGCTGAAGTGAATGCTCGTGATGAGGATTTCAAATCACCACTCCACAAAGCTGCCTGGAACTGTGATCACGTCCTGCTGCATatgctgctggaggcaggagcagaagcAAACATCATGGATGTCAATGGTTGTGCACCCCTACAGTATATCATAAAAGTGACATCTGTGCGGCCAGCTGCTCAGCCAGACATCTGCTACCAGCTGCTACTGAATCATGGAGCAGCCAGGATATGCCCTCTGCAATTCCACAAG GTGCTGCAAGCCTGTCATTCCCACCCCAGAGCTGTGGAGGTAGTCGTCAACTCCTACGAACACATCAAATCGACATCTaagtggaaagcagccataCCTGAGGATGTCTTGGAG cagcACCAGGATTTCTATGACTCTTTGTTTGCTGTGTGCAGCAATTCACCACGGTCACTGATGCACTTATGCAGATGTGCTATTCGGGCAATTTTGTCAGAAAGGTGCCACCGAGAAGTTCCCTTgctctccatccctctgtccatgAAGAAGTACTTGCTGCTGGAACCAGAAGGAATCATTTACTGA